The following are from one region of the Macadamia integrifolia cultivar HAES 741 unplaced genomic scaffold, SCU_Mint_v3 scaffold1681, whole genome shotgun sequence genome:
- the LOC122064544 gene encoding B3 domain-containing protein Os03g0620400-like: MGFRRDSHRRNSQAWRPHFLQLIVHSTVHDGQLVIPVEFVQQLGEDLSDSAVLKVPNGKEWVVGLKKIDGVVWFHNGLQQFLEYHNISVGYFLVFRYEGDSQFLVLIFSRNACEIQYTLQESNLHDKHLILENEEREGDTSTSLRMTIIDGHEEQQTFQESNLHDKHLNLENEESGEELDTPTSLNLENEERGEEEDTPTSLNLENEKRGEKEDTPTSLRMTIIDGHEEQHTKRTSKTQGKRSSAYSGIPVSKHDCIAKKKRKRNEIVGKRTKPNASGEKVTKELENQQIAQRGGNTASLGRLEDEYEWASLRKERPVTKEERERAISASMLLKPKNPSFMVIMTPSYLRKGMNVPLKFSRNHFKDGLHHVKLRLPNGSTWPARFFLRSNVKALLSGGWNAFARENILLEGDCCVFEVFKKKNIEMKVSIFRVVEDWVPLVGSVTAKTRHPITFEESKATQAAREFKSKYPFYTVYMHRSYIRSRVMIMRQDFFKKHMPEEVETITLKDSDGRQWPVKLYSTNDGRAHRFGEGWSAFVKGKTIEEGDVCVFELVKKKDTVLKVSILKKH, translated from the exons ATGGGATTCCGGAGAGACTCCCACAGACGAAATTCTCAGGCGTGGAGACCCCATTTTCTCCAACTAATCGTCCATTCAACTGTCCACGACGGACAGCTT GTGATCCCTGTTGAGTTTGTTCAGCAATTAGGAGAAGATCTCTCTGATTCTGCAGTTCTCAAGGTTCCCAATGGCAAAGAGTGGGTTGTAGGTTTAAAGAAAATTGATGGAGTAGTTTGGTTTCACAATGGTTTGCAGCAATTCTTGGAGTATCACAACATATCTGTTGGATATTTTCTAGTCTTCAGATATGAGGGGGATTCACAGTTCCTTGTTCTTATATTCAGTCGCAATGCCTGTGAAATACAATATACCCTTCAAGAGTCCAATCTTCATGataaacatttgattcttgaaaatgaagaaagagaaggggacACTTCAACTTCTTTGAGAATGACAATTATTGACGGACATGAAGAACAACAAACTTTTCAAGAGTCCAATCTTCATGATAAACATTTGAATCTTGAAAATGAAGAAAGTGGAGAAGAACTGGACACTCCAACTTCTTTGAATcttgaaaatgaagaaagaggagaagaagaggacacTCCAACTTCTTTGAatctagaaaatgaaaaaagaggagaaaaagaggaCACTCCAACTTCTTTGAGAATGACGATTATTGACGGACATGAAGAACAACACACTAAAAGAACGTCCAAGACACAGGGAAAGAGAAGTTCTGCTTACTCAGGAATCCCAGTCTCTAAACATGATTGTAttgcgaaaaaaaaaaggaagaggaatgAAATTGTGGGAAAACGAACCAAGCCAAATGCTTCAGGGGAGAAGGTTACCAAAGAACTTGAGAACCAACAGATAGCTCAAAGAGGTGGCAATACTGCATCACTGGGGCGTTTGGAAGATGAATATGAATGGGCTTCTCTGAGAAAGGAAAGGCCAGTgacaaaggaagaaagagaaagggcaATTTCTGCATCCATGTTGTTAAAACCTAAAAATCCTTCATTTATGGTCATCATGACACCGTCCTATCTGCGCAAGGGAATG AACGTTCCTCTTAAATTTAGCAGGAATCATTTCAAAGATGGATTACACCATGTCAAACTTCGGCTTCCAAATGGGAGTACATGGCCTGCCCGGTTCTTTCTTCGCAGTAATGTTAAAGCACTTCTTAGTGGTGGTTGGAATGCATTTGCTCGGGAAAACATTCTTTTAGAGGGAGATTGCTGTGTCTTCGAGGtgtttaagaagaaaaatattgagATGAAAGTATCAATTTTCCGTGTTGTGGAAGATTGGGTCCCACTTGTTGGATCTG TTACTGCAAAGACGAGGCATCCTATAACATTCGAAGAAAGTAAAGCTACTCAAGCAGCAAGAGAGTTCAAGTCTAAATACCCTTTCTACACAGTTTACATGCATCGAAGCTATATTCGGAGCAGAGTCATG ATTATGAGGCAGGACTTTTTCAAGAAGCATATGCCAGAGGAAGTGGAGACAATCACACTTAAGGATTCAGATGGGAGACAATGGCCTGTCAAGCTCTATAGTACTAATGATGGAAGGGCGCATAGATTTGGTGAAGGTTGGTCTGCATTTGTGAAGGGAAAAACTATAGAAGAGGGAGATGTCTGTGTTTTTGAGTTAGTTAAGAAGAAGGATACTGTTTTGAAGGTTTCCATTTTAAAAAAACATTGA